In Streptomyces sp. NBC_01231, the sequence GTGTTCGCCGTAGGTCCGCAGGGCGAGGTCGGTGAGCAGCTCCTTGGCGCGGGCCCGGCCGAGCAGCGGTGCCAGCTCGGCGGACAGGCGCTCGGAGACGACCAACCCGTGGGTGAGGCCCAGGTGTTCGCGCATGGCGTCGGCGTGGACGCGTAGCCCTTCGGTCAGTTCGGCGGTGTCGCGGGCCGCGCCGCCGACCAGCCGGAGCAGGTCCCGCAGCGGCTCCCACTCGGCGTGCCAGGCGCCGGCCGGCCGCTCGTCCTGAGCCGCCAGCGACCCGTACAGCGTGGCGGCGAGCTGTGGAGCGCGCCGGGCCGCGGCGGCGACCAGCGTGGACCGCACCGGGTTCGCCTTGTGCGGCATGGCCGACGAGCCGCCGCCGCTGCCCTCCGTCACCTCGGCGATCTCGGTGCGGGAGAGGGTGAGCACATCCTCGGCGATCTTGCCCAGGGCTCCGGCCGTGAAGGCGAGACTGCCGGCGAGGTCGGCGATCGGAGTGCGCAGGGTGTGCCAGGGGAGCTCGGGCTCCCGGAGACCGAGCTCACGGGCGTAGGCCCGCGGCAGCGCGGCCGGGTCTGCCGCGCCGTACGCCTGGAACGCGGCCAACGTACCGGCGGCACCGCCGAGTTGGGCGGGCAGGGCGTCCCGTACGGCCGCCACCCGGTCCCGTGCGTCCAGCGCCAGGGACCGCCAGCCGGCCGCCTTCAGCCCGAACGTGGTGGGGACGGCGTGCTGGGTCAGCGTCCGGCCCGGCATCGCCGTGTCCCGGTGTTCGGCGGCGAGGCGGGCCAGTGCCCGCTCGGTGCGGCCGAGTTCGTCGAGGGCGAGGGCCAGCGTGCGCCCCGCCACCAGCATGGTCGCCGTGTCCATGATGTCCTGGCTGGTGGCGCCCCGGTGGACGTACGGGCCGTACTCCTCGCCGACCGCCTTCGTCAGATCGGCGACCAGTGGGATGACGGGGTTCCCGCCGGCCCGTGCGCGTTCCGCGAGGGACCGTACGTCGAAGCGGCCGGCGTCGGCCGCCTCGGTCACCGCCGTCGCGGCCTCGGCCGGCGCGAGCCCCAGCGCGGCCAGAGTGCGGGTCAGCGCGGCCTCCGCGTCGAGCAGCGCCTGGAGGAACGCGTGGTCCCCGGTCGTGGCCGCGGCGGGGGAGCCCGCCCACCCGGGGGCGAGCAGGCCGGCGTCCGGTGGGGCAGATGTCACTGGAACTCCAGGAAGACCGTCTCGCCTTCGCCCTGAAGGCGGATGTCGAAACGGTACGTGCCGTCGCCCTGCGAGGCGGCGATCAGCGTGTCGCGCCGCGGAGCGTCCAGCCGCGCGAGCAGCGGGTCCCCGGCGAGCGCCGCGTCGTCGCCCGGCAGGTAGATCCGGGTGTACAGGTGCACCAGCAGCCCGCGCGCGAACACGCACACACTGAGGTACGGGGCGCTCTGCCCGCGGGCGCCGGGCCAGAGGGTGCGCGCGGACCAGTGGCCGTTGGCGTCGGTCTGGACGCGGCCCCAGCCGGTGAACTCCACGCCGTTGCGGCCGAGGAAGCCGCCGCTCGCCGGGTCGCGCCGCATCGAGCCGTCCACCGTCGGCAGGTTGCCGTCCGGGTCCGGACCCCACAGCTCCACGAACGCGTCCGGTAGCGGGTTGCCCTCGCCGTCGTACACGTACCCCTGTACGGCGATCGTGTCCGGGTGGCCGATTGGGGCGATGTCGCCGCCGCCCGGGAACGGCAGGGCATGGCCGTAGAACGGGCCGACCGTGTGCGACGGGGTGGGCAGCACGGTCTCCGGACGGCTTGTGTCGATCCGTGTCATGGCAGGTCAGCGTCCTTCTTCGATCCAGGTGGCGTTCGGGCCGTCGAGCACGATGTCCCAGTGGTAGCCCATCGAGAACTCCGGCACGGACAGGCTGTGGTCGTACGTCGCCACCAGCCGCTGCCGGGCGGTGTCGTCCGTCACCGACTGGATGATCGGGTCGTACGGGAACAGCGGGTCGCTCGGGAAGTACATCTGCGTCACGAGCCGCTGGGTGAACGCCGAACCGAACAGTGAGAAGTGGATGTGGGCCGGCCGCCAGGCGTTGACGTGCTGGCGCCACGGGTACGGGCCCGGCTGCACGGTGGTGAACCGGTAGAAGCCGCTGTCGTCGGTGAGCGTGCGGCCGACGCCGGTGAAGTTGGGGTCCAGCGGGGCGTCGTGCTGCTCGCGCTGGTGCGCGTAACGGCCGGCCGAGTTCGCCTGCCAGATCTCGACCAGTTGGCCCCGGATCGGGCGCCCGCCGCGGTCCAGCAGCCGGCCGGAGACGGTGATGCGCTCGCCGATCGGCTCGCCGTTGTGCTGCCGGGTGAGGTCGTTGTCGATCTCGGTGACGTCCCGCTCCCCGAAGGCGGGGGAGGACAGCTCCACCAGCTCCGGGTCCTTGCTGACGTCGATCGCGATCGGCGGCTGCTTCGGGTGCCGCAGCACCGAGGAGCGGTAGGGGGCGTAGTCGCGCCGCGGCTGGTGCTCGACGGGGGCGCCCTCGGCGATCCGCTTCTCGTACGCGGCGTGCTCGGCCGCGATCTCCAGGTCGATGTCGTGTTGGGTCAGAGGCATGGGGCTTCCTGGGGGTCGGACGGTCTCGTCGAAGTCGGGGGCGGTACCGCGCCCTTTTGTCGAGCAATCAGCCCAGCAATTAGTCAGGGCACTGATTATTTCAGTGTGGTGTGCTTCACGCTGCCACCGGAGGGACGCGGCGTCAATACCCGGCAGAAGTGCGTGCTCAGCTCATATGTACACACCGCCGAGCACCGCAGACAGCGGAGTCGCAGCCCGGTATTGTTCAGTACACCAACGAATACGACCTCGGGAGCGCACATGGGCGCGGTGGACCTCTCCACCCACCCCGGGCACCTGGCCCGGCGGCTTCAGCAGGCGCACTACCTGTTGTGGAACACGATGGTCTCCGAGGAGATCACCTCTCCGCAGTTCGCGGTCCTGAACGCGCTGGTGGCGGAGCCCGGCCTCGACCAGCGCACGGTGGGGGAGCGGGTCGGCCTCGACCGCTCCACCATCGCCGAGGTGATCAGCCGCCTGGGCCGGCGAGGACTGCTCGACAAGGCACGTGACGCGCGGGACGGCCGGCGCTTCCTGCTGCGCCCGACCGACGACGGGCTGCGCACCCACAGCAAGCTCACCCTGCGCACGGCCCGGATGAACCAGGTGTTCCTGGCCCCGCTCTCGGCCGAGGAGCAGACCGTCTTCTTCGATCTCATCCGGCGGGTCTCGGACGCCGCCGAGGGGCTCCGCAATCCCACGGAACCCCTCGCCGCCCGGCCCTGAGGTCTCGCGGGCGACTCAGGCCTTGGTGAACACCACCCACACCTGACCCTGGGCGAAGTTCACCGGCTTGCCGTCCGCCGTCGTGAAGTCCGTTCCGTCGGTGGCCGAGGCGCGCTTCCAGTTCACGTCGTAGGCCTGTCCGTCGCGCAGCACCTCCGCCTTCCCCGCGCCGACGGTCTCGGTGTACGGCGTGTTGTTGCCGAGGAAGTCGTGGAAGGCGGACGCGCGTACCTTCACGTGCTGCACGACGACCGTGGCCGGCGCCATGCGCTTCCCGTCGGTCGTCTTGGCCGGTGTGCCGTCCATCGAGACCAGCCAGCGAGCCTGGTCCGCGGACCAGGTGAAGGTGAAGCGGGCCGCGGGGTAGCGCACGGTCCGCGACTTCTCGGGCTGTCCGCCCCCGGGTGCGGCGCCGTAGTGGAAGCCGGTCGTCAGCGCGTCGGCGCCCGGTGCGGAGGAAAGCAGCTTGTTCGGACGAAGGTAGAGGTTGTGCGGGGCCGGCTTGTCGGTGTCGCGGTAGTAGGCGTCGGCCACCTTCCCGGGCGTCTGCCCGTCCAGCGGGGCCTTGTTGATCAGCGGCATCAGCCTGCTCTGCGCCCCGGAGAAGGCGAGCGTCGGTCGCTCGAACTGGCGCAGCAGCTCCAGGTCCGACTCGCGTGCGCTGCGCACGGGTCCTATGGCCTTCGGCAGCTTCGTCGCGTACACCGCCATCAGCCGGCTCAGGCCGCCCTCGACCTGCTCGGCGTACACGATGTCAGCGGAGTTCAGGCCGGTCTGCGGTCTGGCCGCCGCCGCGTTGTCGATCTTCACGGCCAGGGGGGAGTCGCCGCCTCGCCCGCTCTCGGCCGGGCTGGGGCTCTGGCTCTGTCGGGGCGGCGGCTTGCCGCGGCTGTCGTCGACGGAGTCGCGCCCCCCTGTGCAGCCCGCCGCCAGTGAGGCCGTCACCGTGGCGGCCAGCAGCGCCGCTGCCATGACGGTGCGGCGCGTGTGTGCCTTCTGCCCCATACTCACCGTGGCCACCCGTCTCGTGTCATTTCTTGTGCGCTTATACGTTCATTGTGCCCATACCCGCCCGATTCTGATGGCGCGCGTCCAATGGGCCGATCGGCCCAGGCCCGGCGGTTCGTGGTGAGGGACTCGGGTACCCGGGCCGCACGGCAGACCGAGGACCCGGACACGTCCACGTGACTCAGGGAGTGGTGATGAAGGCAGTGGTCTGGCAGGGCAAACGGGACGTACGGGTGGAGAACGTGCCCGATCCGAAGATCGAGGAGCCGACGGACGCCGTCATCCGCGTCACCACCAGCGGGTTGTGCGGCTCCGACCTGCACCTCTACGAGGTGCTTACCCCGTTCATGACACCCGGTGACATCCTTGGTCACGAGCCCATCGGCATCGTCGAGGCGGTCGGCGCCGGGGTTCCGGACCTCGCGGCGGGCGACCGGGTGGTCGTCCCGTTCCAGATAGCGTGCGGCAACTGCTGGATGTGCATGACCGGCCTGCCCACCCAGTGCGAGACCACCCAGGTCGCCAGCGAGGGCATGGGGGCCGCCCTGTTCGGCTACACCCGCCTGTACGGCGCCGTGCCGGGTGCCCAGGCGGAGTACCTGCGGGTGCCGCAGGCGCAGTACGGCCCGATCAAGGTGCCGGAGGGCCCGGCCGACGACCGGTTCGTCTATCTCTCCGACGTACTGCCCACCGCCTGGCAGGCGGTCGCCTATGCCGACGTACCGCAGGGCGGCAGCGTCGCCGTGCTCGGCCTCGGACCGATCGGCGACATGGCCTGCCGCGTCGCCCAGGTGCGCGGCGCCGGACGGGTGTTCGGTGTGGACCTGGTGGACGAGCGGCTGCGCCGGGCACGGGAGCGGGGCGTGGAGACGTACGACATCAGGAGCTTCGACAGTGAGAAGGAACTGGTCCAGGCGATCCGCGACGAGACGGACGGACGCGGACCGGACGCGGTGATCGACGCCGTCGGCACCGAGGCGCACGGCAACGCGGCGGCCAAGCTCGCCCAGCAGGCCGCGGCCCTGCTGCCGCGCAGGATCAGCGGGCCGTTCGCGGAACGCTTCAGCATCGACCGGCTCGGCGCCCTGCACACCGCCATCGAGCTGGTGCGCCGGGGCGGCACGATCTCGCTGTCCGGGGTGTACGGCGGCATGGCCGACCCGCTGCCGCTGCTCACCGTGTTCGACAAGCAGATCCAGCTCCGGATGGGCCAGGCCAACGTCCGCCGCTGGGTTGACAAGATCATCCCGTACCTCACCGACGAGGACCCGCTCGGCGTCGACGACTTCGCCACGCACAGGCTGCCGTTGACTCAGGCCCCGCACGCGTACGAGATGTTCCAGCGCAAGGAGGACGGCGCGGTCAAGGTGCTGATGACGCCCTGAGCCGTATGGAGCCCTGAGATGTCTGGACCCCTGAGCCGGATGACGCACGCCACGTCCTGAGCCGGATGACGCCACGCCCTGATGCCGGTCGCCCTCCCCTGCGCCAGGAGCCGCCCTGCTCAGGGGTCGCCGAGGATCTCGGTCAGGTCATAACGCACCGGCTCCTCCAACTGCGCGTACGTGCAGCTCTCAGGCGTCCGGTCGGGGCGCCAGCGGCGGAAACGGGCCGTGTGCCGGAAGCGTGCGCCGTTCTCCATGTGGTCGTACGCCACCTCGGCGACCCGGTCCGGCCGCAGCGCCACCCAGGACAGGTCCTTCTTCCCGGACCAGCGGCTGGGCGCGCCGGGCAGCCGGGCGCTCTCGTGCGCCGCCTCCTCGGACCAGGCCGCCCAGGGGTGCCCCGCCGTATCGTCCAGGCGCAGGGGCTCCAGTTCCTCGATCAGCTCGGCGCGCCGCTTCATCGTGAAGGCGGCGGACACGCCCACGTGCTGGAGGGCGCCCCGCTCGTCGTACAGACCGAGCAGCAGCGAACCGACGACCGGGCCGCTCTTGTGGAGGCGGTAGCCGGCGACGACCACGTCCGCCGTCCGTTCGTGCTTGACCTTGAACATGGCGCGCGCGTCCTGGAGGTAGCGCACGGACAGCGGCTTGGCGATGACCCCGTCCAGACCGGCGCCCTCGTACTGCTCGAACCACTGCCGGGCCACCTCGACGTCGGTCGTCGACGGCGCCACGTGCACGGGCGGCGCAACCCCGGAAAGGGCTGAGACCAGCAGTCCCCGGCGGTCGCTCAGGGGTGCGTCCAGCAGCGACTCGTCCGCCAGCGCCAGCAGGTCGAAGGCGACGAACGACGACGGTGTCCGCCCGGCCAGCATCCGCACCCGGGAGTCGGCCGGGTGGATCCGCTCGGTCAGCGCGTCGAAGTCCAGATGCCCGTCCCGCGCGATGACGATCTCCCCGTCCAGTACACAGCGCTCGGGCAACCGCTCCTTGAGCGCCTCCACCAGCTCGGGAAAGTACCTGGTCAGCGGCTTTCCGGTACGGCTGCCCAGTTCGACCTCGGCCCCGTCGCGGAACACGATCGCCCGGAACCCGTCCCACTTCGCCTCGTACTGCATGCCCGGCGGGATACTCGCCACCGACTTGGCGAGCATCGGCTTCACGGGTGGCATCACCGGCAGGTCCATGCTCCGATTCTGCCCTCGCCCGTCCTGGAATGCCCGGTGTGCGGGGCTTGCGAGGTACGCCTACCGTGTCTCGCATGGGTGCAGCGGTGGAACTGGAGGCGGGCGGCCGGACCGTACGGCTGTCCAGCCCGGACAAAATCTTCTTTCCCGAGCGCGGCTTCACCAAGCTGGACCTCGCCCGCTACTACCAGGCCGTCGGTCCCGGCATCCTGCGCGCCCTGCGCGACCGCCCCACCACCCTGGAGCGCTACCCGGACGGTGTGGCCGGCGAGTCCTTCTTCCAGAAGCGGGCGCCCAAGAACATGCCCGACTGGATCCCCACCGCCCACATCACCTTCCCCAGCGGCCGCAGCGCCGACGAGATGTGCCCCACCGAGGAGGCCGCCGTGCTGTGGGCCGCCCAGTTCGGCACGCTCACCTTCCACCCCTGGCCGGTGCGCCGCGACGACGTCGACCGCCCGGACGAACTGCGCCTCGAC encodes:
- the pcaG gene encoding protocatechuate 3,4-dioxygenase subunit alpha, with protein sequence MTRIDTSRPETVLPTPSHTVGPFYGHALPFPGGGDIAPIGHPDTIAVQGYVYDGEGNPLPDAFVELWGPDPDGNLPTVDGSMRRDPASGGFLGRNGVEFTGWGRVQTDANGHWSARTLWPGARGQSAPYLSVCVFARGLLVHLYTRIYLPGDDAALAGDPLLARLDAPRRDTLIAASQGDGTYRFDIRLQGEGETVFLEFQ
- a CDS encoding winged helix DNA-binding protein, whose protein sequence is MGAVDLSTHPGHLARRLQQAHYLLWNTMVSEEITSPQFAVLNALVAEPGLDQRTVGERVGLDRSTIAEVISRLGRRGLLDKARDARDGRRFLLRPTDDGLRTHSKLTLRTARMNQVFLAPLSAEEQTVFFDLIRRVSDAAEGLRNPTEPLAARP
- a CDS encoding ATP-dependent DNA ligase, translating into MDLPVMPPVKPMLAKSVASIPPGMQYEAKWDGFRAIVFRDGAEVELGSRTGKPLTRYFPELVEALKERLPERCVLDGEIVIARDGHLDFDALTERIHPADSRVRMLAGRTPSSFVAFDLLALADESLLDAPLSDRRGLLVSALSGVAPPVHVAPSTTDVEVARQWFEQYEGAGLDGVIAKPLSVRYLQDARAMFKVKHERTADVVVAGYRLHKSGPVVGSLLLGLYDERGALQHVGVSAAFTMKRRAELIEELEPLRLDDTAGHPWAAWSEEAAHESARLPGAPSRWSGKKDLSWVALRPDRVAEVAYDHMENGARFRHTARFRRWRPDRTPESCTYAQLEEPVRYDLTEILGDP
- the pcaB gene encoding 3-carboxy-cis,cis-muconate cycloisomerase, which gives rise to MTSAPPDAGLLAPGWAGSPAAATTGDHAFLQALLDAEAALTRTLAALGLAPAEAATAVTEAADAGRFDVRSLAERARAGGNPVIPLVADLTKAVGEEYGPYVHRGATSQDIMDTATMLVAGRTLALALDELGRTERALARLAAEHRDTAMPGRTLTQHAVPTTFGLKAAGWRSLALDARDRVAAVRDALPAQLGGAAGTLAAFQAYGAADPAALPRAYARELGLREPELPWHTLRTPIADLAGSLAFTAGALGKIAEDVLTLSRTEIAEVTEGSGGGSSAMPHKANPVRSTLVAAAARRAPQLAATLYGSLAAQDERPAGAWHAEWEPLRDLLRLVGGAARDTAELTEGLRVHADAMREHLGLTHGLVVSERLSAELAPLLGRARAKELLTDLALRTYGEHRTLRELLAEEPELKDLDLDGLTDPARYTGAAAALTDRALERR
- a CDS encoding DUF3048 domain-containing protein, coding for MGQKAHTRRTVMAAALLAATVTASLAAGCTGGRDSVDDSRGKPPPRQSQSPSPAESGRGGDSPLAVKIDNAAAARPQTGLNSADIVYAEQVEGGLSRLMAVYATKLPKAIGPVRSARESDLELLRQFERPTLAFSGAQSRLMPLINKAPLDGQTPGKVADAYYRDTDKPAPHNLYLRPNKLLSSAPGADALTTGFHYGAAPGGGQPEKSRTVRYPAARFTFTWSADQARWLVSMDGTPAKTTDGKRMAPATVVVQHVKVRASAFHDFLGNNTPYTETVGAGKAEVLRDGQAYDVNWKRASATDGTDFTTADGKPVNFAQGQVWVVFTKA
- the pcaH gene encoding protocatechuate 3,4-dioxygenase subunit beta; the protein is MPLTQHDIDLEIAAEHAAYEKRIAEGAPVEHQPRRDYAPYRSSVLRHPKQPPIAIDVSKDPELVELSSPAFGERDVTEIDNDLTRQHNGEPIGERITVSGRLLDRGGRPIRGQLVEIWQANSAGRYAHQREQHDAPLDPNFTGVGRTLTDDSGFYRFTTVQPGPYPWRQHVNAWRPAHIHFSLFGSAFTQRLVTQMYFPSDPLFPYDPIIQSVTDDTARQRLVATYDHSLSVPEFSMGYHWDIVLDGPNATWIEEGR
- a CDS encoding glutathione-dependent formaldehyde dehydrogenase; its protein translation is MKAVVWQGKRDVRVENVPDPKIEEPTDAVIRVTTSGLCGSDLHLYEVLTPFMTPGDILGHEPIGIVEAVGAGVPDLAAGDRVVVPFQIACGNCWMCMTGLPTQCETTQVASEGMGAALFGYTRLYGAVPGAQAEYLRVPQAQYGPIKVPEGPADDRFVYLSDVLPTAWQAVAYADVPQGGSVAVLGLGPIGDMACRVAQVRGAGRVFGVDLVDERLRRARERGVETYDIRSFDSEKELVQAIRDETDGRGPDAVIDAVGTEAHGNAAAKLAQQAAALLPRRISGPFAERFSIDRLGALHTAIELVRRGGTISLSGVYGGMADPLPLLTVFDKQIQLRMGQANVRRWVDKIIPYLTDEDPLGVDDFATHRLPLTQAPHAYEMFQRKEDGAVKVLMTP